TGAAGGAGAAGGTAGCATCCGGCTTCCGCTGGTACGGCCCTGCGCATCAGAACCAAATCTTTCAGAATACCGATCTGGGGAACCAAAATTCAGGCCGAAGGACGACGGAAAAGGAGGGACCTTTGGTGACCTCGCCCTTCTTGAGGTCGACCACGAAGATCTCCTCGTCAACGCCGAGCTTCTGCAACGCACAGGAATACAGGATCAGGAAGGCCGTCGATCTGGTCGGGGTTTCACGCAATCTTGGCTTGTAAAGGAGGAGAGATTCACGGGAGATTTGGGAaggggagagggggagaagGGGAGGCTGACCTTGGGGGCGATGTTGAGCTGGTACACGAGGCCGACCTTCTTGATGAGCTCCTTCCCGGCGTCGGTGGCCAGGTGCAGGCGCATCTGCTCCAGGAGCTGCGCGGACTTGAGGCTGCTGCCGTCCATCTCAGCGGGCGAGCTAGCAATAGGATTAGCAGCGCGGCGTGCAACAGAGATTGCAGGAGGGAGATgcgagaagaggagagaagctTGTTCGGTTTTGTGGGGGGGGAAGTCGAGTAGTTGCGGGAAGGAGAAGGCAATCAATCGGCTGCTCCCGGCACGAGTACGACTCCAACCGCCCCGGAGACGTGCCGGCACGCCACGCCACGGTGGCTGGGCGGCGGATGCCCCGGCCCTATCCGGGTTGTTGGCAGTTGGCAGTGGCAGAACGGCGGTTGCGATTGCATAATTTTTGAAACAATGTTGCGATTGCATAATTGCGAGGCTCCTACAGTCCTACTGTACTGTTCAACATTTGGAATTATATTGGACTGTCCACTCGAAGGGTGTATTTTTGTGGTTTTACTTACTGGGGGTTGATTACTGGTATTATTCGTCTTAAGTTTGGTGAATGTTTGGATTCGTAGCATGCTTGAAGTGATGTGTGATTTGACGCACTAAAAGTAAGCTTAAATCAGTATTTTGAAAAAGGGAAGAGTTTGATTATTTTTGGACGGGTGAACGATAGCTAGCTGTTCCTAAGCTTCCTGTACATTTTGACCGACGAGGCGCACTGAGGTAAGCCCCCAAACCTAAAAGGCTAAAGTCCCTCCAAAAACTAATCCGAAATCCTCGCCCGTTCAATTTTTCTAGTATAAATTTGGGTGATTTACAGATAAGCTAAAGTGCGGCTGCAACACTAGTTTGAGTTCCTtataaaagagagagagagagagagaaaactcgaaaaaaaaagagaggaaacaTTAGCTTGAGTTGAGCCTGCTGCCGTGCTGCGTTCCTTCCTAGAATGAACCGTTGTCCCCGGCCCAACCGAGTAGCCCCACGCCCACGAGGCAGCTCAACTCCCCCCACAGGCCCAAGGCAGCCACTAGGCCCACCGCAGGAAAACGAGCCCAACCTTCCCCAAAACCCATGCCGGTCGCGCCGCCTCTCGTCGTCCTCTCATCGTCCTCCGTCGAACGGGAAAGTCACCGCCTGAATCCGCCACATTTTCCTTCCCCCGCCGCCGTACACACGCAGACGCTCCTCCGGCATCCCGGCGTTCAACTCTTCCGCTTGGCTACGGGCCGGGCTCTCGCCTCGCGTATCGAACGCGATGTGCGAGGAGCGGAGTCCCCCGGTCGGATCGGAGGGGCCATCATGTCGTCTGTACTCGGCTACTCGCTCCCCTCTGCTATGTGTGTACACTAGGCTCGGATTCTTGTAGAAAAGAGAGAAATTTGAATGTGCAATGCTTACTACAATACAGCGGAACATGCAAATGTAGATGCAGTCGTCCGCTGTCAGTTCTCAATTGGAGTCCCCCGCAGACCATCTGCTACTCtcttcatgaaaaattatgaagtTAATACGCGGGCAAAcctatgaaaaattatgaagtTAGTACGCAGTGAGATTTCCAAGAAGACAAAATTTTATGAAATTAAAAGAAAAATCACCTGACTTTTGTCAGTAACATGAGCGACATATCCATTATGATAGTGTCATAGTGTGCGCGGCTGTGCCCAGTCGGGGCTAGTGTGTTGTGATCGTGCGGATGCAAACGAAGATGAACTGGGACGTGATGCAGCAGGTAGGCATACGAAGGAAAATGAAGATAGGATGAAGATAGATGAGAAAGGGAGGCTCTAGACTGTAGGATGTATGAGAATTGATCGGATTAATAGGATAGATAGCCAAGAAATTAATGTTTATTTATTTGATGGTTCTTGTAAGAAAAATAATCCTTAAGCCATTGTTTATGATTTTTGTGAATGAATAATATCATAACTATTGGAACTAATATTTTATAAAGATATAACTCTGAAGGTGTTTGTTGGGTTCCACGGATGATATGGAAGCCATTAAAATAATCAAGTTTGAAAAGATTCGCAAAGAAACAAAGCAAAACAAGTGACACATGCATTTAACTGATTCATTCGATCAGAGCAGATAAAGCACCGAATCAATCGGTGATCATAGACAGTAGAAGGAGAAGGTACTGGAGTGACCGATTAAATCGGTGCTCAATGAAATGGCAGTGATTGAATTAATATATGGGCCTAACTAAATCTCAGTATGAAACATAACAGATTAAATTGGTGCTAAGTGAAATGGCGGTGACCAAATTAATCTATGGGCCTGGCTAAATCTCAGTAAGGTACTAGAATGATGGATTAATTTGGTGCTTAGACTTATAGCACTGACCGAATTAATCTGTCAACAGTCAGTGACCATTAAAAAGGTGACCGATCAATTCGGTCATGGGGACTATACATGACCGAATTAATCTGTCAATGCTACATCCGCAGCATAAAGAGCAACGGCTAGTTTTTTTGGTTGGGGTTATAAATATCCCTCCACCTGGCCATTTCAAGGGTGTTAGAGCTTGGAGAAGCTATAGGCTTGATTCCCACACACACAAGTGCTCTATCCACCAAAGTGCTCAAGAGAAGATTAAGGCAATTAACATAAGTCTTAGAGCTTGATTAGTGCTAGTTTAGATCTCTTAGCGCATTGCTTTAGGTGTTAGCTTAGAGTTAGGCGAGGCTTTAGGTGTTAGCCTAGAGTTAGGCGAGGCTTGGACACCTCACTGCTTTCGGTGCTTACGCGCACCAAGAATTGTAAATCCGAGGCTTGTAAGTCTTGCGAGACTCTACAACCGAGTTTGTGGAGAGGCCGCTGGTGCTTATGAGAGGGAGGAGAGACCCTCGGCGATTCGCCAAAACTCTACCCTAGTGAAGATGGCATGGAGCATCCAGGAGAGGCAAGGCGGAGACCCACTTACGCGTGGGGAAGGCACGTCGGCTATCCACCGAGTTACTCGACCGGGAGCTTGGCCCATCCAACGAGGATAAAAGTCGCCGTGCTGGAAGTTTGCATTTTCTACCCCATTTACATTTTGCATTACTTCTTGCACTTACATTCCGCGTTTACATTTCCTAGAATTGACTTGTGTAGTTTATAGGATTGGAACCTACAGTACAAACTTTTGTGCGGTAGAGATAGCAATATATAGAAAAATCTAGTGCACATATAGATAGATTTTGAAATAGGTTTTTATATGTGCTTGAAGCCTTAGTTTTTAGAACACTAATTCAGCCCCTCTTTGGATGTCACGGTCCTTTCAGTTCTATAGTTCCACTTTCATTAAACaattatattgtatgcatatggGTTATTGTATGCATATGGGTTAATAACTTTTGAAAAGTGGAAAAAACAAGTTTAAAAGATTGTTGAGATGGGAGCCCCTAGATTGACATGCATGACCAGAGCTGTGTTGCCTGACCTGTTCATATTTCGTGCTACACTACTGTACATCATATGCACATGGTTTCTATTTGATTTTTCTCGACAATCAACAAGTATTGGAAGCACTTTCTAGAGTTTGGCTATGGCACACTTAGGAAGATCCAGAAAAAAAAACATAGCTTCATGTTCATCATGTTAGGATCTAGGGTAGTCTATTATATGGTGACACCTTCTGACCCTCGTTGAAGACACTGTTGTGTATCCCCCTCACATCTTTTGGGTTCTCTAGTTGAAAAATCTACTGCCGATTTTCCGGTCGACGTTGGTGGCATCTACTAGGGCAGGTCGTCATTTCCCCCCTGTAGGCTTTGCTGTAGAGTTCCCCTCGCCCACTATTGGTAGTTGTTGTATCATGCTATGTGGTTCTAGTCGCCCAAGCTAAAATGGTTTCGTTGGCGACTGATTGTATCGTTATCGTGTTCTACATTATTGTTGTTGTGTTTTTGTTGCTGTTTTGTGATAGTTTTATTTTTTGTTATATCCTTTATTAATACATAGATCAGTGGTTATCCTGCTGGTGCTTCtctaaaagaaaaggaaatggtCAGATCATAACTGAGAGTCTAGACTGACCAACTAATTGGTTGCATGATTGAATGCATGGACCACTTAAAGAGATAAAGTGGGATGTTGTCACATCAAATTATAAAAGGCCTTATTGATCTcccatttttttttaaaaaaaaagaaacttgTGTACAATTGATCGACCTAGAATGACACAGCTTATAGTACAAAAAATATGTTAGGAATTAGTTTACCGACAAAACTACTTTCTTATCCGTCACCAGATTATGAAAATTCGTAATTGCGTGGGTGGTCGGTCCACCACGGACCGTGAAGATGATGCTCATGCAGACATGCAGTAGTGTTGGTTGCGCTGTCCGTGCATAGGAGTCACTGAAGCAATGTGGACATTCTCCTCCATGGCCAACAAGCAGAAGATGAACCCTTATCAGGCTTGGCTAATGGTAGCAATAATTACGTCCATGTTAGTGGGCGCCGAGTGGTTTTATTAGTGGGAGCTTAGTGATCATCTTAAAACGTGTACGAGTGCTAGCTAGGGTTCAGATAGAGTGCAGGGTGAGCCGTCTCTCTCTTTCCTCATGGTACGGGCGCACCGTGCTGTCTTTGTTGCGAGTTACTGACGCTGTCCTGAGATCCGCATTCTGGTGGCAACAATCGCGCCCATGAAGCGCTATCTAAACTGTGAAGTACTCACTGAACAAAAGCTGCATGATGTCGTCTACATTCATCAGCACATAGCCCCCAAAAATAGGGTACTGTTACAACTTACAAGCTGGTTAGAAACTAAAAACTCTTATTGCTACAGGGTACAGACCAACTGAGCTATAACCTGATGGTATCCTACCATTATCTGATTATCTCAACCACATGTAAAGCAGAAGCAGCGGCACAGCTGCATCCAGGAAACAACATTAAGTTACATTCATGATCTCAACATGGCAACAGATAGGCGCGGGGGAGTTAAACAGATTAGATGGTATGCCTCGAGGATTGCGCAACTGAACCTAAGCAGTAACTGTCACGGGCAGTCTACCCACGGGACCGAACGATCACATAACAAGGAGAACGGTAGCTCTGAAGCAGCAGCGGTCTAAGGGGGTAACTGGAGATTCTGACTTCATCTGATATATACACACGGGTCACCTCTAAAGAAGCCGACGATCTTAACTTTGGTCAATGATGTGCGAGCTTCAGCAGGCTACCACGGGCCGGTCAGGGTACGACGCAGGCAAAGTTTCTTTGCCTTTGGTCCAAGTTGGTTGTTGATTCGTTCCAGGACCTGCGAAAACCATTCACAAAGAAACTTCTGTGAGCGTAGGAGCGTTGTCTGAAGAGAACCTTTTTCCAACTGCTGCATATGaaaatcagcagcaacaaagaTCTACTGTCTTCAGCTACAAAATAGTCATCAAAGTTCACCAGGATTGTCAGGGTAAAGTATACATCTCACCTGAAGGTGTTATAACTTGTAATCAGAAGGAATAACTATATGAGCTTCAGAAAAAGTATGGCATACTTTATTATTTTATCTCACTAAACTATGAGAATGCCGACACCGATATCATTCTTTCCCTGATGAGGTATTCTTTCCTTTTAAGATCAACTAAATTAGAATAAGTTAAAATGCAGATGGGGGCACCAAGCAGGGTAAAATAGCATGTGCTAGCATTCTACTTCCAATAAGTACATATTCGCCATTCAGATCCCATTGGAGTGAAGCCCTCTTTAGTTAAAATCTGAACTTATTAATTAGATGCAGTATAAAAAAACAAAATTTGAATAGAGTTAACTGGTGACTTGATAAAAACTATATCAAGCACAACCGCTGAATAAAAAGTGTATGCAACATTTCAAAGTTTCAATTAAAATGTGTACCCTTTTAATAATGGAACATTTCTTGACAGACATACTAATTCATGTATATAGGCTACTAGTGCAAGATAAGAAGATACTAGAATTCAAATATGAAACTTTTAGTTATTATGGGAAGAAACCTGTGTCATAGGGAAGCTATGGTAT
The genomic region above belongs to Panicum hallii strain FIL2 chromosome 4, PHallii_v3.1, whole genome shotgun sequence and contains:
- the LOC112888487 gene encoding peroxisomal multifunctional enzyme type 2, whose amino-acid sequence is MDGSSLKSAQLLEQMRLHLATDAGKELIKKVGLVYQLNIAPKKLGVDEEIFVVDLKKGEVTKGPYQRKPDATFSFTDNDFLAIATGKTNPQIAFIRGAIKIKGSISAAQKFTPDIFPKPAKL